Proteins encoded by one window of Salvia splendens isolate huo1 chromosome 5, SspV2, whole genome shotgun sequence:
- the LOC121804173 gene encoding uncharacterized protein LOC121804173 codes for MGYYLTNGIFPRWPVFVMMIRHPVGLKKAYFVQHHEGARKDVERAFGPAAERWASDDGASSSHGVATAPLQMGVPRSNEYLLQAFTDMRREGEHLALQADMVEELWARRGAGTP; via the exons ATGGGCTACTATTTGACAAATGGGATATTCCCTCGATGGCCCGTATTTGTGATGATGATCCGACATCCAGTTGGTCTGAAGAAAGCCTACTTCGTGCAACATCACGAGGGTGCGAGGaaagatgttgagcgagcttttg GCCCGGCTGCAGAGCGTTGGGCATCGGACGACGGTGCTAGTTCAAGTCATGGTGTTGCCACCGCGCCCCTGCAAATGGGTGTACCGCGTAGTAATGAATACTTGCTCCAAGCTTTCACCGATATGCGCAGGGAAGGAGAACATCTAGCACTCCAGGCCGATATGGTGGAAGAGctttgggcacgtaggggagcaGGCACACCGTGA